The genomic window tataggtacaacaaagtctaatattgtatttgcgacaccttgatttttatcttattaatagacatgttgaacattttttggtattcacaatccatttatgttgacatatacaagcatttatttacataaaacaatacatccaataataataatgagaacacagggccatcctgtcaggaaatcaacaacagttgtaatactcaggattgaaaacattgtgaaataaatagttttgtgtcctttttctgtagacggtgcagacatctggcctatcgcccctttgttggctggtgctggggctacttaggacgcagaatccgggttgtcatcccagcctgtgtggtccttcacatacgccaggagtttcctgaagacgaaggccactacgctggatttagaccgagtcttggttgaacctggtcatgtagctggcaatgacctcctccttgtcccgacgctcatactgggcagacagattctcggggagaggaatggacaacatctcatttgtgtatggcacgaggtccaccaagactttgtcacatgaggtccaacatgtcagctacaaaacctgttcaataaaacacaaagatagatctttactgttattgatattgtttgattcttttctctgtttagaaaaattgtgttcaaaatacatcctggtacttgctactaatttatttatttgtatggttacttttcactgtgttttggtGCGAAccattaccaacagaatttcaaaacatgtttgtttgaaatattaaaacattgcaacactaacagaatgttggctctgtcttgtgaggtttgactctgcattgccccttcaaaagcctttggaaagtggatcttgtagaggggtacaccaaacgtaacgaaataaggagccaaaacaatttatgacatacatgaatctgtctcaaaattttttatactaaagttttcacttcacttactgtcttgctggaatattctaatacacaacactcttattttttactgaactactatcaacacatgtgcattcactaacacctacaGACAACTATATTTGGAAAATTAGtctaaccaattttattaaacattgtatggaatatgacttgtacatacctttacttcaatagtgggaatgaagagtcctgcaggacagctgtgtaccaacagtatgggtgtcccctgggtcagtttggccccccacaTCCCTTCAAGCTgtgggctgaaaggatgcacaaggaagagggacactaatttcaggacaccaatgttctgattttggataaggaggacagacctgtgtgtgttgtcgctatgacgaccaacaaacaatcgactctaacacgtgcgcgcgcacacaatacgaaacaaagcacaactccctacttagcctagcatagcatgacttcattcatgctaaccgacaaaaaggaaacataaaatgtgagcccaactctggtgcgttgtacctacagtaggtactgtaggtttagcacacacacacgttgtgcctacattagatactgtaggtttagcacacacgttggaGCTCACACAAGCAAACGCAAAACAAAGCAGTACCACCTAATTATCCAAATAGCACTCGATCccccatgctaacagacaactgctaaagataaatgtggtgagacttacctgtaaccagggtgcaggtccttggtccttggtccagggtgcaggtccttggtccctatggttgggagtgatccttgaatgaggaccagtctcagacaaagccccgtctggactgaccctcgttgctaaaacaggctggactgaagtggttcacacacaaactaacgtgcaggagatgtagctgcacagagacattaaaaatgaaatgtaaccacggtctgttctgttcttcattggatgggatggaaaataaacactggtgttgatttgtacaatcaacaactgaacaACTACCTCGTCTCCTTCTCacggacgccatttcaacagactgctgcctcacgtccgacacgaagaactccgtcttgggggatggccacgcccttgggcgtgtcaaccaatccatatcgtccacgcccctgagcatgtccaccaatccatatcgtccaatactctgtccaatagcacagagtgcaaagtctgacgtcaagaatgcCTATTCTAGCACTTTGTGGTCgaatcgagtcgttcagagccatgacttcctaaagtccaaatatctattgatgcaggaagtgtttgtttaccagattctaggagttggttgggttagggaggaccactatgtatatgtaaagacctgaaaaagtgtgattttcataataggacccctttaatttccctgacggaacctccttaagggatcaataaagttctatctctaatacttttatttctgcttcatTACTCCGTTATTAAAGTACATCACACACCCTGTGATGAAATCTGACGTCAGCGTTCACAGCCGGGTTCAGAGCCACTTCCTGCCGATCAGCTGACTCAGTCGCCGCGGACGACAGACGGGCAGATTTTAGTGTCACGTGACGCAATTGTGAAgaacagtgatgacatcacatgagcGCCAGACCTCAGAAGAGCCCGAGACGGAAGCTTTGTCTAACATCTTCCGGTTGCCCTTCATATTGATGGCTCAGGTCAGGAGGGGGGACCCGGGTGTTCACCAGGAGTTCCCACAGAGAAACACTCCGAGGAGTGAAATCAACTTCTCGGTTCCATTTAGTTTCTATTTCAATCGAAGCCGGTTTGTTAACTGTTGACTTTGAGTTGCATCATCAACCAGAAATTTCAGAGCGAGGCCTCTGCTGACAGGAAAACAGCTGATTGGCTACTTCCCTGCTGTGCCAGAAAGAGCTGACCAGTCTGGTGATTGTTCAGGAGGACAAAGCCCTGGTGGTCCGTGGGTTATAAAGGCAGGGTGGAGCTCCTGACACCTGTTAGTCAGACTGCATGATGGGTAAGGTAAGGCTGTGGCGTCTCCCGTGGCCCTCGGCGTCCGTTGTGGAGCGTGTTTCTTCATGCATCCTTTCCATCCCGTCCTGCAGATCATCTTCTACGAGGACCGGAACTTCCAGGGCCGCCACTATGAGTGCAGCAGCGAATGCTCCGACCTGCACTCGCACTTCAACCGCTGCAACTCCATCAGGGTGGACACCGGCGAGTGGATGGTCTACGAGAGGCCCAACTACATGGGGTACcagtacttcctgaggaggggGGACTACCCGGACTACCAGCGCTGGATGGGCTTCAACGACTGCGTGAGATCCTGCCGGATGATCCCCACGGTAACCCTCGCCTCCAGCATCTTCTCAGTGTGGTCGATGTTCCTCTAAGGGTTCCTCCTCGCTGCAGCACCAAGGCGCCCACAGGATGATGATCTACGAGCGCACAGAGTTCGGGGGGCAGATGATGGAGCTGACGGACGACTGCCCCTCCCTGCTGGAGCGCTTCCATTTCAACGACGTCTCCTCCTGCAACGTGATGGACGGACACTGGATCTTCTACGAGCATCCTCACTACAGGGGGCGCCAGTACCTGATGCGCCCCGGGGAGTACAGGCGCTTCAATGAGTGGGGAAGCATGAGCTCAAGGGTGGGGTCCATCCGGCGAATTATTATGTAAGAAAATGTTTGATTAGTGTAAATAAATCTACCCAATAACCAATGACCACGTCACTTTACACATTGTTTAATGTAAATCTATTGTTCTACCAAAAGTTATTTCTCTTCATAACCGTTTTAATTCCTATtaaaagctgctgctgcatgaATTTTCTCCAATTTAGGATCAGATCAAACCCATTTATTCATCCATCAATCCTCCATGCATTTCTCTCACCCTTCAGACCGGACCTGTGCAGTGAAGCAAATCGTCCACACGGGGGCGCAGTTTCTCTATGACAGGCGTCACGTCAAATTAAAAGTTAGATCCTGGAAACTACTGGAGACACTCCTGACTCTAGTAAATAGAATCTAACTTAAAGGGTTTGTCTTTAAAAACCACACATTTAATCTAAAAACCATCAACTTGTTTTTCCAAATTTTACAAAGCGTTTAAGGAAATTCACAAACAGATTTCCATAAGCTAGTAAAATGTCTATTTTAAAATCACACTTCTGTAAAGGGTTTGTTATATTTATAGACAA from Antennarius striatus isolate MH-2024 chromosome 24, ASM4005453v1, whole genome shotgun sequence includes these protein-coding regions:
- the LOC137591303 gene encoding gamma-crystallin S-1-like, which encodes MMGKIIFYEDRNFQGRHYECSSECSDLHSHFNRCNSIRVDTGEWMVYERPNYMGYQYFLRRGDYPDYQRWMGFNDCVRSCRMIPTHQGAHRMMIYERTEFGGQMMELTDDCPSLLERFHFNDVSSCNVMDGHWIFYEHPHYRGRQYLMRPGEYRRFNEWGSMSSRVGSIRRIIM